In Formosa haliotis, the sequence CTCCCATACTATAACCCGTTATGGCACGAAATTTAGCATCGGAACGCGTATGATACGTTTGGTCTATTTTTAAAACTAGTTCTTTAGCAATATACGTTTCGTATTTCATAGTATCGTCTATCGGGCTATCAAAATACCAGCTGGTTTTATCTCCATCGGGACATACAATAATCACATTATACTCGTCGGCATAGTCTTTTATTTGAGGTGATTTACCCAGCCAGGCTTTATGATTTCCTCCTGCGCCATGAAGCAAATACACGACAGGGTATGCTTGTTTGTTAGCGGTATACAAATCTGGAGTTATGACTACGTTTTTTATGGTTTTATTCATAACATGACTACGCACCAAAAGTGTATCTACTTTTGCTGCATATACAGAAATTGTCATGCAAAACATACTAAAAACCACAATTACGTTTTTCATTGTTTGTACCTGCTATTAATTATTCTTTTTAAGCATAACATCTTCTAATTCTTCTAAGGTTTTCCCTTTTGTTTCTGGCATTAAAAAGGCTACAAATAACAATTGTAAGACCATCATAAATGCGAAAAACAAAAATACAGCCCCAGGACCAATCATTTCATGACCAAATAAAAATGGAATTAACGACGGAATTAATGCGGCTAAAACCCAATGTACAGAACTTCCGAAAGATTGCCCCGAAGCTCTTAAATGGTTTGGAAAAATCTCCGAAATAAACACCCAAATTACAGCCCCTTGACCTACGGCATGTGCGGCAATAAAAATGAATAAGAACATTGGCACTGCCATTCCCGACCATCCAAAGTAAAATGCAGCCGAGACCAAACTTAAGGAAATAATATACCCTAAAGAACCAATATACATTAACGTTTTACGACCTAGTTTATCTATTAGAAACACGCCTAAAAGGGTAAACACGAGGTTGGTTGCACCAATACCCACACTACTTAATAGTGCAGTACTTTCGCCTAAGCCAGCTTCTTCAAAAATTCTAGGTGCATAATATAGAAAGGCATTAATTCCCGATAATTGATTAAAAAATGCAATTAAGAAAGCTAACATTAATGGATACCTGTATTTTTTAATAAAAATAGTTTCAGTCTTATCATTTTTATGCGAATGACTTTCAAATTCTGCAATTTGTTCATCCACATCTGCAGTAGGCTCTATAAGTTGTAAAACTTCTCTAGCCTCGGCTGTACGCCCTTTAGACAATAACCATCTTGGACTTTTTGGTAATTTTAAAGCAAATAATATATATAATACCGCTGGAATGGCTTCTACACCCAACATCCATCGCCAAGAATTTTCTCCTATGCCACTTAATAAATAATTAGATAAGAAGGCTATTAAAATACCAAAAACGATATTAAACTGATACATGGCGACGAGGCGGCCACGATCTTTTGCCGGAGCAATTTCTGAAATATAAGCTGGTGCTGCAATTGTAGAGGCTCCAACCCCTATTCCTCCTATAAATCGTGCAAATGCAAAGACGTAAGGATCGTTAGACAATGCCGAACCTATGGCAGAAACCGCAAATAAGATACCGATAACAATTAAGGTATTTTTTCGACCATATTTATTGGTAGGAATACCTCCAAACATAGCACCAATAACAGTACCCCATAGCGCCATACCCATAACAACCCAACCGTGAAAGGAATCTGAAGACTCCCATAGGGTTTGAAGTTTTTTATCGGCTCCAGATATTACGACCACATCAAATCCGAATAAGAACCCTGCCAGGGCAGCGGTAATAGACCATAATAGTATTTTCTTGTTCATACTGCTTTATTTTATTTGTATTAATTAGTTTAGTTTATTGTTCTATTGGAATTACCATATTCCATGTTTTTGTACCATTAGCAAAACCACCCGGCCC encodes:
- a CDS encoding alpha/beta hydrolase, whose product is MKNVIVVFSMFCMTISVYAAKVDTLLVRSHVMNKTIKNVVITPDLYTANKQAYPVVYLLHGAGGNHKAWLGKSPQIKDYADEYNVIIVCPDGDKTSWYFDSPIDDTMKYETYIAKELVLKIDQTYHTRSDAKFRAITGYSMGGHGALYLAFKHQDVWGATASMSGGVDLRPFPLRWDIAKRLGTYAENKTVWEDHSVINMTHLLDGKQLKILFDCGVDDFFYDANVRLHKKLVQRNIPHDYIERPGGHTNAYWANSIQYQMLFFSNYFKNSKNNVHEN
- a CDS encoding sugar porter family MFS transporter — encoded protein: MNKKILLWSITAALAGFLFGFDVVVISGADKKLQTLWESSDSFHGWVVMGMALWGTVIGAMFGGIPTNKYGRKNTLIVIGILFAVSAIGSALSNDPYVFAFARFIGGIGVGASTIAAPAYISEIAPAKDRGRLVAMYQFNIVFGILIAFLSNYLLSGIGENSWRWMLGVEAIPAVLYILFALKLPKSPRWLLSKGRTAEAREVLQLIEPTADVDEQIAEFESHSHKNDKTETIFIKKYRYPLMLAFLIAFFNQLSGINAFLYYAPRIFEEAGLGESTALLSSVGIGATNLVFTLLGVFLIDKLGRKTLMYIGSLGYIISLSLVSAAFYFGWSGMAVPMFLFIFIAAHAVGQGAVIWVFISEIFPNHLRASGQSFGSSVHWVLAALIPSLIPFLFGHEMIGPGAVFLFFAFMMVLQLLFVAFLMPETKGKTLEELEDVMLKKNN